GGCTCTTGGGCGCTCTGTTCAGAAAGGCCTGTAGCTCCAGTAGCTGGAGAACACAGAgatctggggaaggagggagatggggggaCATGGTGAGTGGTGGTGCTAGGGGATCTGGCCCCTGCTGCACCCTCTGTGACCCAGGTGAGATTTGAAGGTCATCCAAGGGCCATGTGTCAGGAAGAGGATACTGTTGCCAAGCAACACCATGGCCCACCTGTTTGGGGTGTGCAGGGGGTACGACAGATCTTAAGATTAGGGGGCCCTTTAGAGGTGTGCCGCCCCAAAAAAGAAGGGGCTAAACAACCTGCTGTTTGGCTGGCCTAATCTGCGTGAGGCCCAGCCCGGCCCTGACCGCCCCCATGTCCCTACCTTATCCTTGAGCTGCTGGCAGAGCTGCAGGGAGACGGTGAAGAAGACGAGGGCATCGTTCAGCCATGGGATCACACACTCCACCTTGTGCACGTGGCTCACCTCCAGACGCTGTGCACCCCACTCGCTGCGGGGAGATGCGAGGGTCCCTGAGGGCAGTTCAGCCGGCCAGGACCCCATCCCCTGAGGTGCAGACGGGCGAGGGCGCTCCAGGGACCCCTCCCAGGCAGGGTACTTACAACATGGCCCCGGGGCTGTGAAGCACGGCACCTCCAGCTGGGCGGAAGTTCTAGGCAGAAGAACATCAGACTGGGTCAGGCCTGGGGCCTAGGGCGGGCAGggatggggtgggtggggtgctCACCTTGGTGGAATTGGGCTGCAGGGCATGCAGCTGGTACACGGTGAGGCAGAGCTTGTTGAGGCTGATGTAGACGTTGACCAGCAGGTCGGAAGGCAGGGCGGGGGCGAACATCCGCTGTGgggaggggggccgggcaggCAAGGGGGATGAGGGCTGAGCAGGCACATCTCACGCCCGCCCCTCCAACCACCCCGGGGACTCCCAGTCCCCATCCCATGGACTGGGGCTTCCAGTGTCTTCTCAGGTACCACAGATAGCTTCCTGCACCACTGGGCTTGGGACCCACTGATCCAGATCAGGGGGGTACATATCTGGGGGATGCAGAATGGAAGCCAAGGACCCCATCCCAGAAAACTGCACATAGGACTCTGTCGACAATTTGGGGCTTGCAGGACCTCCTGGCACCCCTGTGTCCCTCCCGGGCGCGAGCTGGGCCCCTCTGTGGGGACCGCCTCTCCTGGAGCAGGGGCCGGCCTGAGGCACCACTGACCGTGAGGCCGCTGGCAGCGATCTCAGGCAGAGTGAGGGTAGCTGGAGTGGTGAGCCGGTTTCGGGCTCTGGTCAGCTGCAGCATCACGGCATCCAtcagctgggggaagggggctggTCACAGCCGCTGTGAGGGCAGCGGGGCCTGGTCCtgatcccctccccctccccacccctgtgtcAGTAGCAACAAAATTATGGTAGCTCCTAGCTCCTTCCATGGAGGTCACAGTCTCAGGGCCTGAACCCCTGCAGCACGGGGCTTGTTAAAGATGCAGGTAATTGGGCTCCAGCTGGGGGTCGGGGGCAGGACAGAAGGTTCTACTGCATGGGATCCTGGGTATTGGTCCAATGGGGAATAGAAGATACCAGAAGTTAGTCCCAGGGGCACGAGGGCGTGGTGGATGAGGGTACAGGCAATGAAGGAGCTTAGAAGAAGGGACTCTAATTCAGCTTGGGTGCAAGGGGCCACGGAGGGCTTCCTCAAGGAAGAATTGGGATGGCTAAGTTGAGGCCTTATGGTGGACACCAGCCCCATTTTcaaaggtgaggaaactgaggctccaaagggttaaggtcacacagctagggaaCGGTGGAACCATCTGCACTCATCCCTTCCCTTTGTCAAGGAGCAAAGCTTTGGCTCGAACTCAGAGCCCCAGTTTCCACTGCTTCCAGCCATTCATCCAGCTGTTGCCATGGTGCTGGGGTCACCTGGCTCCAGGGAAAGGCACAATTACTGGGTGGAGGCATGGGGGCTGCACATTACACCCCAGAGAGTGGTCACAGTTCTGAGAAAGACCTTAGTCCATCTGGTTTCAAATTTTCATGAGGTCCAGAGAG
The sequence above is a segment of the Orcinus orca chromosome 16, mOrcOrc1.1, whole genome shotgun sequence genome. Coding sequences within it:
- the ROGDI gene encoding protein rogdi homolog isoform X1; amino-acid sequence: MATVMAATAAERAVLEEEFRWLLHDEVHAVLRQLQDILKEASLRFTLPGSGTEGFTKQENFILGSCGTDQVKGVLTLQGDALSQADVNLKMPRNNQLLHFAFREDKQWKLQQIQDARNHVSQAIYLLANREESYQFRTGAEVLKLMDAVMLQLTRARNRLTTPATLTLPEIAASGLTRMFAPALPSDLLVNVYISLNKLCLTVYQLHALQPNSTKNFRPAGGAVLHSPGAMFEWGAQRLEVSHVHKVECVIPWLNDALVFFTVSLQLCQQLKDKISVFSSYWSYRPF